GATCGCCCCCACCATCTGCCCGGGCCGTACTTCGCCCAGGTCGCCGCCACGCTTGCCCGACGGGCAGGTGGAGTACTTTTTGGCCAGCACGTCAAAGGCCTCGCCCTTGGCAATGCGCTGCTTGAGCTGTTCGGCTTCTTCGCTGGTCTTCACCAGGATATGACGGGCTTGGGCTTTCATTGATCTCTACCAGGTGTGCGACGGCGCGCGATTATGCCTGAACTCAGGCATCGACGCCGATCATGCTGCGGATTTTGGTGGCCAGGAGGTCAATGGAAAAGGGCTTGGCGATCATGTCCATGCCGTCCTCCAGGAAGCCCTGGCGTTCAGCGGCTTTCTCCGCATAACCGGTCATAAAAAGCACGCGCAGGCCCGGGCGATGCTGGCGGGCGATTTCCGCCAATTGCCTGCCGTTCATGCCTGGCAGGCCGACGTCGGTCACCAGCAGATCCACACGCAAGTCCGACTCCAGCAGCGGCAGCGCGGCGCGGGCATCCGCCGCCTGGTGAGCGGTATAGCCCAG
This genomic stretch from Pseudomonas orientalis harbors:
- a CDS encoding peptidylprolyl isomerase, with translation MKAQARHILVKTSEEAEQLKQRIAKGEAFDVLAKKYSTCPSGKRGGDLGEVRPGQMVGAIDAVIFKKPVKVVHGPIKSKFGYHLVQVFYRD